The following proteins are co-located in the Citrobacter freundii ATCC 8090 = MTCC 1658 = NBRC 12681 genome:
- the moaC gene encoding cyclic pyranopterin monophosphate synthase MoaC, with amino-acid sequence MSQLTHINAAGEAHMVDVSAKAETVREARAEAFVTMRSETLAMIIDGSHHKGDVFATARIAGIQAAKRTWDLIPLCHPLMLSKVEVNLHAEPEHNRVRIETLCRLTGKTGVEMEALTAASVAALTIYDMCKAVQKDMVIGPVRLLAKSGGKSGDFKVDAHD; translated from the coding sequence ATGTCGCAACTGACTCATATTAACGCCGCTGGCGAAGCGCATATGGTGGATGTCTCCGCCAAAGCGGAAACTGTACGCGAGGCGCGTGCTGAAGCATTCGTGACTATGCGTAGCGAAACGCTGGCGATGATTATCGATGGCAGCCACCATAAAGGTGATGTATTCGCCACGGCGCGTATTGCGGGTATTCAGGCCGCCAAACGTACCTGGGATCTTATCCCGCTGTGCCATCCGCTGATGCTGAGTAAGGTGGAAGTCAATCTTCACGCTGAACCGGAGCACAACCGCGTACGGATTGAAACGCTGTGTCGCCTGACCGGTAAAACCGGCGTTGAAATGGAAGCGTTAACGGCGGCCTCCGTGGCGGCGTTGACCATCTACGATATGTGCAAAGCGGTGCAAAAGGATATGGTGATTGGTCCGGTGCGTCTGCTGGCAAAAAGCGGCGGCAAGTCCGGAGATTTTAAGGTAGATGCGCATGATTAA
- the moaD gene encoding molybdopterin synthase sulfur carrier subunit has protein sequence MIKVLFFAQVRELVNTDALEVAAEFATVEALRKHLAAKSDRWALALEDGKLLAAVNQTLVDFDHPLNSGDEVAFFPPVTGG, from the coding sequence ATGATTAAGGTTCTCTTCTTTGCTCAGGTACGCGAACTGGTAAACACCGATGCGTTAGAGGTTGCCGCCGAGTTTGCAACGGTAGAAGCGCTGCGCAAGCATCTTGCGGCAAAAAGCGATCGCTGGGCGTTGGCGCTGGAAGACGGCAAGCTGCTGGCGGCGGTAAACCAGACGCTGGTCGATTTTGACCATCCCCTTAACTCAGGTGACGAAGTTGCTTTCTTCCCACCGGTAACCGGAGGCTAA
- the moaE gene encoding molybdopterin synthase catalytic subunit MoaE, translated as MAETRIVVGPAPFRVGDEYPWLAERDEDGAVVTFTGKVRNHNLGDSVKALTLEHYPGMTEKALAEIVDEARLRWPLGRVTVIHRIGELWPGDEIVFVGVTSAHRSSAFDAGQFIMDYLKTRAPFWKREATPEGERWVDARDSDKLAAKRW; from the coding sequence ATGGCGGAAACGCGAATTGTTGTTGGCCCTGCGCCGTTTCGCGTCGGGGATGAGTATCCCTGGCTGGCAGAGCGTGATGAAGACGGCGCGGTAGTCACTTTCACCGGTAAAGTGCGCAATCACAATCTCGGTGACAGCGTTAAGGCGTTAACGCTGGAACACTATCCGGGAATGACCGAAAAAGCGCTGGCGGAGATTGTCGACGAAGCGCGTTTGCGCTGGCCGCTGGGTCGGGTGACGGTTATTCATCGCATTGGCGAACTGTGGCCGGGTGACGAAATCGTGTTTGTTGGCGTGACCAGTGCGCATCGCAGCAGCGCGTTTGATGCCGGGCAGTTCATTATGGATTACCTGAAAACCCGCGCGCCGTTCTGGAAGCGCGAGGCCACGCCGGAAGGTGAGCGCTGGGTTGATGCCCGCGACAGCGATAAGCTAGCAGCAAAACGCTGGTAG
- a CDS encoding Bax inhibitor-1 family protein produces MDRFPRSDSIVQARSGLQTYMAQVYGWMTCGLLLTAFIAWYAANTPAVMMFVFSSKITFFGLIIAQLALVFVLSGMVQRLSAGMATTLFMLYSALTGLTLSSIFIVYTYSSIASTFVVTGGMFGIMSLYGYTTKRDLSGFGNMLFMALIGIVLASLVNFWLKSEALMWAVTYIGVIVFVGLTAYDTQKLKNIGEQIDLRDSSNLRKYAILGALTLYLDFINLFLMLLRIFGNRR; encoded by the coding sequence ATGGACCGATTCCCACGATCCGATTCTATTGTACAGGCCCGTTCCGGCCTGCAAACGTATATGGCGCAGGTATACGGCTGGATGACCTGCGGACTGTTGCTGACGGCGTTTATCGCCTGGTATGCGGCAAATACGCCCGCGGTGATGATGTTTGTCTTCTCCAGCAAAATCACCTTCTTTGGCCTGATCATCGCTCAACTGGCGCTGGTGTTCGTCCTGTCCGGCATGGTGCAAAGGCTGAGCGCGGGTATGGCGACCACGCTGTTTATGCTCTACTCGGCATTAACCGGGCTGACGCTATCAAGCATTTTTATCGTCTATACCTACTCGTCTATCGCCAGCACCTTTGTGGTTACCGGAGGGATGTTCGGGATCATGAGTTTGTATGGCTACACCACCAAACGTGATCTGAGCGGCTTCGGCAATATGCTGTTTATGGCGCTGATCGGTATTGTACTGGCCTCACTGGTTAACTTTTGGCTGAAGAGCGAAGCGCTGATGTGGGCGGTGACCTATATCGGGGTGATTGTGTTTGTTGGTCTGACCGCCTATGACACGCAGAAGTTGAAAAATATCGGTGAGCAGATTGACCTGCGCGACAGCTCCAATCTGCGTAAATACGCGATTCTTGGGGCCTTAACGCTGTATCTGGACTTCATCAACCTGTTCCTGATGCTGCTGCGTATTTTCGGTAATCGTCGTTAA
- a CDS encoding lysylphosphatidylglycerol synthase transmembrane domain-containing protein: MAKSHRRWRLAKKILTWLFFIAVIVLLVVYASKVNWQEVWTVIRDYNRIALLSAVGLVIVSYLLYGCYDLLGRYYCGHKLAKRQVMLVSFICYAFNLTLSTWVGGIGMRYRLYSRLGLPGGTITRIFSLSITTNWLGYILLGGFIFTFGVVELPAHWYIDEGTLRILGIALLLIIVVYLWFCAFSKHRHITIKGQKLVLPSWKFALAQMTISSANWMVMGAIIWLLLGQNIDYFFVLGVLLVSSIAGVIVHIPAGIGVLEAVFMALLAGEDSSQGTIIAALLAYRVLYYFIPLLLALVCYLLLESRAKKLRVKNEKAMAK, translated from the coding sequence ATGGCAAAAAGCCACCGACGCTGGCGGTTAGCGAAAAAGATCCTCACATGGCTGTTTTTTATTGCGGTGATCGTGCTGCTGGTTGTTTATGCCAGCAAGGTCAACTGGCAGGAAGTGTGGACGGTAATTCGCGATTACAATCGGATCGCCCTGCTCAGCGCCGTGGGGTTGGTGATCGTCAGTTATTTACTTTACGGCTGTTATGATCTGCTCGGGCGCTACTACTGCGGCCACAAACTGGCAAAACGCCAGGTCATGCTGGTGTCGTTTATCTGTTACGCCTTCAACCTGACATTGAGCACCTGGGTGGGTGGTATAGGGATGCGTTATCGCCTTTACTCGCGCCTCGGATTGCCGGGGGGCACAATAACGCGGATTTTTTCGCTGAGTATTACCACTAACTGGCTGGGCTATATTCTGCTGGGCGGTTTTATATTTACCTTCGGCGTCGTCGAACTGCCCGCACACTGGTATATCGATGAAGGCACATTGCGCATCTTAGGCATTGCGCTGCTGCTGATTATTGTTGTTTATCTGTGGTTTTGCGCCTTCTCTAAACATCGTCATATCACCATCAAGGGCCAAAAACTGGTGCTGCCCTCCTGGAAATTTGCCCTCGCGCAAATGACGATATCCAGTGCGAACTGGATGGTAATGGGGGCGATTATCTGGTTGTTGCTCGGTCAGAATATCGATTATTTCTTCGTGCTGGGCGTGCTGCTGGTGAGCAGTATTGCCGGCGTAATCGTGCATATTCCGGCGGGGATCGGCGTGCTGGAAGCGGTGTTTATGGCGCTGCTGGCAGGAGAGGACTCGTCTCAGGGAACGATCATTGCTGCCCTGCTCGCGTATCGCGTGTTGTACTATTTTATTCCGCTGCTTCTGGCACTGGTGTGTTATTTGCTGCTGGAGAGTCGGGCAAAAAAGTTGCGGGTAAAAAACGAGAAGGCGATGGCGAAATGA
- the clsB gene encoding cardiolipin synthase ClsB, whose protein sequence is MKYGWREGNQIQLLENGDQFYPAVFDAIEQAQQKIILETFIWFEDAVGKQLHAALLEAARRGIKAEVLLDGYGSPDLSDSFVEELTVAGVVFRYYDPRPRLFGMRTNLFRRMHRKIVVIDDRVAFVGGINYSAEHMSDYGPEAKQDYAVRVEGPVVADILKFVLENLPGQSAVRRWWRRHHRAIDNHRPGEAQALFVWRDNEEHRDDIERHYLKMLTQARREVIIANAYFFPGYRFLHALRKAARRGVRVKLIVQGEPDMPIVKVGARLLYNYLVKGGVHVYEYRRKPLHGKVALMDDHWATVGSSNLDPLSLSLNLEANLIIHDRTFNQTLRDNLNPIIAQDCKRVDESMLPKRTWWNLTKSVLAFHFLRHFPALVGWLPAHTPHLAEVEPPAQPALETQDRIQTEDAGGKT, encoded by the coding sequence ATGAAATATGGCTGGCGTGAAGGCAATCAAATTCAACTACTGGAAAACGGCGATCAATTCTACCCCGCCGTCTTTGACGCCATTGAACAGGCGCAGCAAAAAATAATCCTCGAGACCTTTATCTGGTTTGAAGATGCGGTAGGAAAACAGCTGCATGCCGCGTTGCTCGAAGCCGCCCGGCGAGGAATCAAAGCAGAGGTGCTGCTGGATGGCTACGGCTCGCCGGATCTTAGCGACAGTTTTGTCGAAGAGCTCACCGTAGCCGGCGTTGTTTTCCGCTACTACGATCCGCGTCCGCGTCTGTTCGGGATGCGCACTAATCTCTTTCGCCGTATGCATCGCAAAATTGTGGTCATTGATGATCGTGTTGCCTTTGTTGGCGGCATCAATTACTCCGCTGAGCACATGTCTGATTACGGTCCGGAGGCCAAGCAGGATTACGCCGTGCGCGTTGAAGGTCCAGTCGTTGCTGACATTCTGAAATTCGTGCTGGAAAACTTGCCCGGACAGAGTGCTGTACGACGCTGGTGGCGACGTCATCACCGGGCAATCGACAATCATCGCCCCGGCGAAGCGCAGGCGCTGTTCGTCTGGCGCGATAACGAAGAACATCGTGATGATATTGAACGCCACTATCTGAAAATGCTGACCCAGGCACGGCGGGAAGTGATCATCGCCAATGCCTACTTCTTTCCCGGCTATCGCTTTCTGCATGCCCTGCGTAAAGCGGCCCGACGGGGCGTGCGGGTAAAACTCATCGTGCAGGGTGAACCGGATATGCCGATTGTGAAAGTGGGCGCCCGCCTGCTGTACAACTATCTGGTAAAAGGCGGCGTCCATGTCTATGAATACCGCCGTAAACCTCTGCATGGCAAAGTGGCGCTGATGGACGATCACTGGGCGACGGTGGGCTCCAGCAATCTTGATCCACTGAGCCTGTCACTGAATCTGGAGGCAAATCTGATTATTCATGACCGCACGTTTAATCAGACCCTGCGTGACAACCTGAACCCTATTATTGCGCAGGACTGCAAGCGGGTTGATGAATCCATGCTGCCAAAACGCACCTGGTGGAACCTGACCAAGAGCGTACTGGCCTTCCACTTTTTACGCCACTTCCCGGCGCTGGTCGGCTGGCTGCCGGCGCATACCCCGCATCTGGCCGAGGTAGAGCCGCCCGCGCAGCCCGCTCTGGAAACTCAGGACCGTATACAAACAGAGGATGCAGGAGGGAAAACCTGA
- a CDS encoding endonuclease/exonuclease/phosphatase family protein — translation MSGSGVQFSFNVLTINTHKGFTAFNRRFILPELREAVRTVGADIVCLQEVMGEHEAHSLHIENWPDTSHYEFLADTMWSDFAYGRNAVYPQGHHGNAVLSRYPIEHYENRDVSVGASEKRGVLYCRIVPPMLSHPIHVMCVHLGLREAHRQAQLAMLADWVNALPDAEPVVIAGDFNDWRQTANRPLKAKAGLDEIFTRAHGRPARTFPVQFPLLRLDRIYVKNANASTPTTLALRHWRHLSDHAPLSAEIHL, via the coding sequence ATGAGCGGATCGGGAGTTCAATTTTCATTCAATGTGCTCACCATTAATACTCACAAAGGGTTCACCGCCTTCAACCGGCGTTTTATTTTACCTGAGCTAAGGGAGGCCGTCAGAACGGTCGGTGCAGACATTGTATGCCTGCAGGAAGTGATGGGTGAGCACGAAGCTCATTCGCTGCACATTGAGAACTGGCCGGATACCAGCCACTACGAATTTCTGGCGGACACGATGTGGAGCGACTTCGCCTACGGGCGTAACGCCGTGTACCCGCAGGGACATCACGGTAATGCTGTGCTGTCGCGGTATCCCATTGAGCATTATGAAAATCGTGATGTGTCGGTCGGCGCGAGTGAAAAGCGCGGAGTCCTTTACTGCCGAATCGTACCGCCAATGCTCTCCCACCCCATCCATGTGATGTGTGTGCACCTCGGCCTGCGTGAAGCTCACCGCCAGGCCCAGCTCGCGATGCTGGCAGACTGGGTTAACGCCCTGCCCGACGCGGAGCCGGTGGTGATTGCCGGGGATTTTAACGACTGGCGGCAAACGGCCAATCGCCCGTTGAAAGCCAAAGCTGGCCTTGACGAGATTTTTACCCGCGCCCACGGCCGCCCGGCGCGAACATTTCCGGTGCAGTTTCCCCTGCTGCGTCTGGACAGGATCTATGTGAAAAACGCGAATGCCAGTACCCCAACGACGCTGGCGCTGCGTCACTGGCGACATTTGTCCGATCATGCCCCTCTGAGTGCGGAGATTCATTTATGA
- a CDS encoding YbhQ family protein — translation MRWQQRVRVATGLSCWQIVLHLLVVALLVMGWMSGTLVRVGLGLCVVYGVTVLLMLALQRHHEQRWRDVADVLEELTTTWYFGAAMIVLWLLSRVLQNNVLLALAGLVILAGPAVVSLLAKDKKLHHLTSKHRIRR, via the coding sequence ATGAGGTGGCAACAACGTGTTCGTGTCGCAACGGGTCTAAGTTGCTGGCAGATTGTGTTGCATTTACTGGTAGTGGCGTTGCTGGTAATGGGCTGGATGAGCGGCACGCTGGTGCGCGTCGGCCTGGGATTATGCGTCGTTTACGGCGTAACGGTTTTATTAATGCTGGCCTTGCAACGTCACCATGAACAACGCTGGCGTGACGTCGCTGATGTGCTGGAAGAGCTGACTACCACGTGGTATTTCGGTGCCGCAATGATCGTGCTGTGGTTGCTGTCGCGCGTGCTGCAAAACAACGTCTTGCTGGCACTGGCGGGTCTGGTGATCCTGGCCGGACCCGCCGTGGTCTCGCTGCTGGCGAAAGACAAAAAGCTACATCACCTTACGTCGAAACATCGCATACGCCGCTGA